Proteins co-encoded in one Colletes latitarsis isolate SP2378_abdomen chromosome 13, iyColLati1, whole genome shotgun sequence genomic window:
- the LOC143349522 gene encoding uncharacterized protein LOC143349522 isoform X2: MRPTKTWAPLAATVLATVLLLQPIHAEAPVSGSYLPPSTSYGTPNLGGGSGGGGGPSSTYGAPNGGGRPSSNYGAPSGGGGGYNGGGGGGYNGGGGGGGPSSNYGAPGFGGGGGSGGGNGYSPPSGNYGAPSPGRPSSNYGAPSRPSSNYGAPSGNGGGYGGGRPSSTYGAPGSGGGFGGGGSLSTSYGAPSRGNGGGNGGGRPSSSYGAPGSGGGGISGSYGAPTGGGNGFGGRPSSSYGTPSTGGGSFGGGGYSGGGGGYSGGNGGGGYSGGGGYSGGGGGGYSGGGNGGYSGGGGGGYSGGGGGGYSGGGGGYSGGGGGYSGGGGGGGYNGGGGGYSGGGGNGGGGQGYASNGGYQY, from the exons ATGAGGCCCACCAAAACCTGGGCCCCCCTGGCGGCCACCGTCCTCGCCACGGTGCTGCTCCTGCAACCCATACACGCTGAGG CCCCAGTCTCAGGTAGCTACTTACCACCATCGACGAGCTATGGGACCCCGAATCTAGGAGGTGGTAGTGGAGGTGGAGGAGGTCCGTCTTCTACTTACGGTGCCCCTAACGGCGGTGGTCGTCCATCCTCTAATTACGGGGCCCCCAGCGGCGGTGGCGGTGGTTATAACGGAGGAGGTGGAGGAGGATACAATGGAGGTGGCGGAGGTGGTGGACCATCGTCCAATTATGGTGCACCCGGGTTCGGTGGGGGCGGAGGAAGCGGTGGTGGAAACGGATACTCGCCGCCATCCGGCAATTATGGGGCCCCGTCTCCTGGAAGGCCCTCCAGCAATTATGGAGCCCCGTCTCGACCCTCCAGCAACTACGGTGCACCGTCTGGTAATGGTGGTGGATACGGGGGCGGAAGACCGTCCTCGACCTACGGAGCACCCGGCTCCGGGGGCGGTTTTGGAGGTGGAGGAAGCCTTTCGACCAGCTACGGGGCACCCTCGCGTGGAAATGGGGGTGGAAACGGAGGTGGAAGACCGTCCTCGTCCTACGGAGCACCCGGCTCCGGGGGTGGGGGAATATCTGGCAGCTATGGTGCACCAACAGGGGGCGGTAATGGATTCGGAGGAAGACCATCTTCGTCTTACGGTACACCTAGCACCGGTGGTGGCAGTTTCGGAGG GGGCGGATATTCTGGAGGCGGAGGAGGTTACTCTGGAGGAAACGGAGGTGGCGGATATTCCGGAGGCGGTGGGTACTCTGGAGGAGGCGGTGGCGGCTACTCTGGAGGTGGGAACGGTGGTTACTCTGGAGGAGGTGGAGGTGGCTACTCTGGAGGAGGCGGAGGTGGTTATTCTGGCGGGGGAGGTGGTTATTCCGGAGGCGGTGGTGGTTACTCCGGTGGAGGCGGTGGGGGCGGTTACAACGGCGGTGGAGGTGGCTACTCCGGTGGCGGTGGAAACGGTGGAGGTGGCCAGGGGTACGCCAGCAACGGAGGCTaccaatattaa
- the LOC143349522 gene encoding uncharacterized protein LOC143349522 isoform X1, which translates to MLTVSVRESMAAWWIVAPRIRFCSCKSEHWDASEPATPVSGSYLPPSTSYGTPNLGGGSGGGGGPSSTYGAPNGGGRPSSNYGAPSGGGGGYNGGGGGGYNGGGGGGGPSSNYGAPGFGGGGGSGGGNGYSPPSGNYGAPSPGRPSSNYGAPSRPSSNYGAPSGNGGGYGGGRPSSTYGAPGSGGGFGGGGSLSTSYGAPSRGNGGGNGGGRPSSSYGAPGSGGGGISGSYGAPTGGGNGFGGRPSSSYGTPSTGGGSFGGGGYSGGGGGYSGGNGGGGYSGGGGYSGGGGGGYSGGGNGGYSGGGGGGYSGGGGGGYSGGGGGYSGGGGGYSGGGGGGGYNGGGGGYSGGGGNGGGGQGYASNGGYQY; encoded by the exons CCCCAGTCTCAGGTAGCTACTTACCACCATCGACGAGCTATGGGACCCCGAATCTAGGAGGTGGTAGTGGAGGTGGAGGAGGTCCGTCTTCTACTTACGGTGCCCCTAACGGCGGTGGTCGTCCATCCTCTAATTACGGGGCCCCCAGCGGCGGTGGCGGTGGTTATAACGGAGGAGGTGGAGGAGGATACAATGGAGGTGGCGGAGGTGGTGGACCATCGTCCAATTATGGTGCACCCGGGTTCGGTGGGGGCGGAGGAAGCGGTGGTGGAAACGGATACTCGCCGCCATCCGGCAATTATGGGGCCCCGTCTCCTGGAAGGCCCTCCAGCAATTATGGAGCCCCGTCTCGACCCTCCAGCAACTACGGTGCACCGTCTGGTAATGGTGGTGGATACGGGGGCGGAAGACCGTCCTCGACCTACGGAGCACCCGGCTCCGGGGGCGGTTTTGGAGGTGGAGGAAGCCTTTCGACCAGCTACGGGGCACCCTCGCGTGGAAATGGGGGTGGAAACGGAGGTGGAAGACCGTCCTCGTCCTACGGAGCACCCGGCTCCGGGGGTGGGGGAATATCTGGCAGCTATGGTGCACCAACAGGGGGCGGTAATGGATTCGGAGGAAGACCATCTTCGTCTTACGGTACACCTAGCACCGGTGGTGGCAGTTTCGGAGG GGGCGGATATTCTGGAGGCGGAGGAGGTTACTCTGGAGGAAACGGAGGTGGCGGATATTCCGGAGGCGGTGGGTACTCTGGAGGAGGCGGTGGCGGCTACTCTGGAGGTGGGAACGGTGGTTACTCTGGAGGAGGTGGAGGTGGCTACTCTGGAGGAGGCGGAGGTGGTTATTCTGGCGGGGGAGGTGGTTATTCCGGAGGCGGTGGTGGTTACTCCGGTGGAGGCGGTGGGGGCGGTTACAACGGCGGTGGAGGTGGCTACTCCGGTGGCGGTGGAAACGGTGGAGGTGGCCAGGGGTACGCCAGCAACGGAGGCTaccaatattaa